Proteins encoded together in one Halalkaliarchaeum sp. AArc-CO window:
- the pheT gene encoding phenylalanine--tRNA ligase subunit beta — MPVVDVDPDELRTLTGQAEKSDDELKRDLFDLGLEFEGETEDGAFQLEFAPDRLDRLSVEGVARSLRYQYGDDRGVHVPDTNDADWTIEVEASTPDQRPYVTGAIVRGIDLDDDALDSLIQLQEKLHATMGRKRAKGAIGIHDLAMLKGRATVEGANNSITYRGVDPDGDTFVPLDFDAEVTPGEVLEEHPTGREYADLVADYDRMPAIYDEIGLFSFPPVINGRRTEVSTSSRELFVEMTGTDQWTIDHMLNIVCYALSARGATIEDVEVRYSEDAPDDAVSTEGRTLRRPDFSVDTKSVSHDRIETVLGVEFEPEEVVDLFERSGLDATYTLGESVTYEVEIPPYRVDVLHPLDLVDDVGRAYGFNDLEPRYPDVATVGGRHDRARLEDAVRTQLVGLGFEDMLNFHMISGEENHDRMRIEPGMGADSDDGTGAPVFGAGEPATITEPYSEDYTQLRTWALPSLVMVLENNTHRSYPQDLAEVGFVAEYDERENTSVAESHHVAGVLARHDATYEDAKSRLAAIARDFGVDLETPPTEHPTFLPGRAASVVIDGESVGVIGELHPEVLVEHDLELPVAAFEFELDALR, encoded by the coding sequence ATGCCCGTCGTCGACGTCGACCCAGACGAGCTGCGGACGCTCACCGGCCAGGCCGAGAAGAGTGACGACGAACTGAAGCGGGACCTGTTCGATCTCGGACTGGAATTCGAAGGCGAGACCGAGGATGGAGCGTTCCAGCTGGAGTTCGCGCCGGACCGTCTCGACCGGCTCTCTGTCGAGGGCGTCGCCCGATCCTTGCGGTACCAGTACGGCGACGACCGGGGCGTCCACGTTCCCGACACGAACGACGCCGACTGGACGATCGAGGTCGAGGCGTCGACTCCGGACCAGCGCCCGTACGTCACGGGAGCGATCGTCCGGGGAATCGACCTCGACGACGACGCGCTGGACTCGCTGATCCAGCTCCAGGAGAAGCTCCACGCCACGATGGGCCGCAAGCGGGCGAAGGGCGCGATCGGGATCCACGACCTGGCGATGTTGAAGGGGCGGGCCACCGTCGAGGGCGCGAACAACTCGATCACGTATCGGGGCGTCGACCCCGACGGCGACACGTTCGTCCCGTTGGATTTCGACGCCGAGGTGACCCCGGGCGAGGTGCTCGAGGAGCACCCGACCGGTCGGGAGTACGCCGACCTGGTGGCCGACTACGACCGGATGCCCGCCATCTACGACGAGATCGGGCTGTTCTCGTTCCCGCCGGTGATCAACGGCCGCCGGACCGAGGTGTCGACCAGCTCCCGGGAGCTGTTCGTCGAGATGACCGGCACAGACCAGTGGACGATCGATCACATGCTCAACATCGTCTGCTATGCGCTGTCGGCGCGGGGGGCAACGATCGAGGACGTCGAGGTTCGGTATTCCGAGGACGCTCCCGACGACGCCGTCTCCACAGAGGGGAGAACCCTCCGTCGCCCGGACTTCAGCGTCGACACGAAGTCGGTCAGCCACGACCGCATCGAGACGGTGCTGGGGGTCGAGTTCGAGCCCGAAGAGGTGGTCGACCTCTTCGAGCGCTCCGGCCTCGATGCGACCTACACCCTCGGCGAGTCGGTCACCTACGAGGTGGAGATTCCGCCCTACCGTGTCGACGTGCTCCACCCGCTGGACCTCGTCGACGACGTGGGCCGGGCGTACGGGTTCAACGATCTGGAGCCGCGGTACCCCGACGTCGCGACCGTCGGTGGGCGACACGACCGCGCCCGGCTCGAGGACGCCGTCCGGACGCAGCTTGTCGGACTCGGCTTCGAGGACATGCTGAACTTCCATATGATCTCCGGGGAGGAGAACCACGACCGGATGCGGATCGAACCCGGCATGGGAGCTGACAGCGACGACGGAACCGGCGCGCCGGTGTTCGGTGCCGGCGAACCCGCCACCATCACCGAGCCGTACAGCGAGGATTACACCCAGCTGCGGACCTGGGCGCTCCCGTCGCTCGTGATGGTGCTGGAGAACAACACCCACCGATCGTATCCCCAGGACCTCGCGGAGGTCGGCTTCGTCGCCGAGTACGACGAGCGTGAAAACACCTCCGTGGCCGAAAGCCACCACGTCGCCGGCGTGCTCGCGCGCCACGACGCCACCTACGAGGACGCGAAGAGCCGCCTCGCGGCGATCGCCCGCGATTTCGGCGTCGATCTGGAGACCCCCCCGACCGAACATCCGACGTTCCTCCCCGGACGGGCGGCGTCTGTCGTGATCGACGGCGAGAGTGTGGGCGTGATCGGCGAACTACACCCGGAGGTGCTGGTCGAACACGATCTCGAACTCCCGGTTGCCGCCTTCGAGTTCGAACTCGACGCACTACGATAG
- a CDS encoding YbjQ family protein, with translation MQLSNTDSIAGRDVAETLGVVRGNTVRARNVGRDFTQSLRNIAGGEMKGYTELLTDAREEALSRMQQEAEELGADAVVNVRFTTSGIADTGAEILAYGTAVRLE, from the coding sequence ATGCAGCTCTCCAACACCGATTCGATTGCAGGCAGGGACGTCGCCGAAACGCTCGGAGTCGTCCGAGGTAACACAGTCCGTGCCAGGAACGTCGGCCGCGATTTTACCCAGAGTCTCCGCAACATCGCCGGCGGAGAGATGAAAGGCTACACCGAACTTTTGACCGACGCCCGCGAGGAGGCGCTCTCGCGGATGCAACAGGAAGCCGAGGAGCTCGGCGCCGACGCGGTCGTCAACGTCCGGTTCACGACCTCCGGCATCGCCGACACGGGGGCGGAGATCCTCGCGTACGGCACCGCGGTGCGGCTCGAGTGA
- a CDS encoding phenylalanine--tRNA ligase subunit alpha, whose translation MQLPERQLAVLEAASATDERSIDAISEETGLKPETVTGAAFELEETGLLEVVERTDERITLTEEGADYVETGLPEVRLYRAAAGAGGTDEPVSMGKAIGESGLEGGEVDIALANYARKGYGTVENGQISADSDADPDADSEADALATLAESGDGAGVDVHVDPAVLDRLEERNLIDRIEHTVRTVTLTDEGVTAMMEGIEAAETVDRLTPEMLSSGEWHDVEFAEYNVEADAPEIHGGRKHVLRRTAERVKETLVGMGFQEMEGPHADAEFWINDCLFMPQDHPARTHWDQFALDVPPIQELPEELVADVKAAHLEGVDEDGDGYHSPWTEEVAREVDLRGHTTSLSMRYLSGYADATFGGEREPQRVDFEPPQRYFSVEKVYRNDTLDATHLLEFFQIEGWVMAEDLSVRDLMGTFEEFYRQFGITDIQFKPHYNPYTEPSFELFGRHPVTDELIEIGNSGMFRREVLEPLGVDCDVMAWGLALERLAMLTTGAEDIRDLHGTLTDVEFLRNAEVSY comes from the coding sequence ATGCAACTCCCGGAACGACAGCTCGCCGTCCTGGAGGCGGCGAGCGCGACCGACGAACGGAGCATCGACGCGATAAGCGAGGAGACGGGTCTGAAACCCGAGACGGTCACCGGCGCGGCGTTCGAACTCGAGGAGACCGGACTGCTCGAGGTCGTCGAACGAACTGACGAACGGATCACGCTCACCGAGGAGGGGGCCGACTACGTCGAGACTGGCCTCCCGGAAGTTCGGCTCTACCGAGCCGCCGCCGGCGCTGGCGGGACAGACGAACCCGTGTCGATGGGGAAGGCCATCGGCGAAAGCGGGCTCGAAGGGGGAGAAGTCGACATCGCGCTGGCCAACTACGCTCGGAAGGGGTACGGGACGGTCGAAAACGGCCAGATCAGCGCCGATTCCGACGCCGACCCCGACGCCGACAGCGAGGCTGACGCCCTCGCGACGCTGGCCGAGTCGGGTGACGGCGCCGGCGTGGACGTCCACGTCGATCCCGCAGTGCTCGACCGGCTCGAGGAGCGGAACCTGATCGATCGAATCGAGCACACCGTCCGGACGGTGACGCTCACAGACGAGGGCGTCACCGCCATGATGGAGGGGATCGAGGCCGCCGAGACGGTCGATCGGCTCACCCCCGAGATGCTCTCGAGCGGGGAGTGGCACGACGTCGAGTTCGCCGAGTACAACGTCGAGGCCGACGCCCCGGAGATCCACGGTGGCAGAAAACACGTCCTCCGGCGCACCGCAGAGCGCGTGAAGGAGACCCTCGTGGGGATGGGCTTTCAGGAGATGGAAGGCCCCCACGCCGACGCGGAGTTCTGGATCAACGACTGTCTGTTCATGCCCCAGGACCACCCCGCCCGGACGCACTGGGACCAGTTCGCGCTGGACGTGCCCCCGATCCAGGAACTGCCCGAAGAACTGGTCGCTGACGTGAAGGCGGCCCACCTCGAGGGCGTCGACGAGGACGGCGACGGCTACCATTCACCCTGGACCGAGGAGGTGGCCCGCGAGGTCGACCTCCGGGGTCACACCACGTCGCTTTCGATGCGGTATCTCTCCGGGTACGCCGACGCCACCTTCGGCGGCGAGAGGGAACCGCAGCGCGTCGATTTCGAACCGCCACAGCGGTACTTCTCCGTCGAGAAGGTGTACCGCAACGACACCCTCGATGCGACACATCTGCTGGAGTTCTTCCAGATCGAGGGGTGGGTGATGGCCGAGGACCTCTCGGTGCGGGACCTGATGGGAACCTTCGAGGAGTTCTACCGCCAGTTCGGCATCACCGACATCCAGTTCAAGCCCCACTACAACCCCTACACGGAGCCGTCCTTCGAGCTGTTCGGTCGACACCCCGTCACCGACGAACTGATCGAGATCGGCAACAGCGGGATGTTCCGCCGGGAGGTGCTCGAACCGCTGGGCGTCGACTGCGACGTGATGGCTTGGGGGCTCGCCTTAGAGCGGCTCGCGATGCTCACCACCGGCGCCGAGGACATCCGCGACCTCCACGGGACCCTGACTGACGTCGAGTTCCTCCGGAACGCGGAGGTGAGCTACTGA
- a CDS encoding CARDB domain-containing protein: MASRESYIPMYGSKVFLFWICAMVLASSLAAGGVAFVAGADAAVNDAEFEVTDTTLSESTITEGESVTVSATVENDGDRAGTFTAELQIDGDVVEREDVTVGPGESNAVTFGWTANEADDYEIAVSGESAGTLVVLEPADIEVDDVELSEDEILEGETVEVTAELKNDGEAEGSFTAELQIDGETVDEKEVTVAPDTTEAVTFTRQFDEPGAYEIAVSGESGDTLEVKAATAEFEVDDVELSADEIFEGETVEVTAEIANDGEAEGSFTAELQIDGEMEDTADVTVDGGGVETVSFSQQFDEAGEYEIAVSGQSAGQLTVKPEPEPDLSVTRATLSESTITEGESVTVSATVENDGDAPGSLELELFVNETVEDDANVSVNPGEEEIVTFDFLPEEAGEYAITVNDEHAGTLSVKTPADLELTDANVDTDAILVGSSTEVTAEIANHGDRDGDMVVDLEVDGNISKSRTVTVTGGASKTVSFLEQFDDPGEYDVSVNSVNAGTVTVETSANLTVTNASLEPHAVVEGESVTVSATVENDGDREGDLRTELVVDGEVENSTTVSLGGHETETITFTYTPGDADEDGHEIAVNDASAGFLDVLEPADISVVNASLDSESIEEGESVQVTADIENVGEVAGTTTVRLQVDDETVESSNVTVDSNATETETFTRTFDEPGEYNLSVESIDVGVVTVEESSSGSPSGPVSTTPITTPDPPSDDPQGDEPGPSDDPQGDEPESSEPTDEGDEEPIDVEPTINRTETSDAVTVRIENATDDSVVVPVDLAGPETVQPSLSLSSLEIDPAGDREAFAVTVSQPVVDPGDRPAVPRGDVLAYVDLDTDLDANATTDATLRFELDRTAIPDGLTPENVAVLRYADGEWTADGVAHDVVESGNTEDVHRVRLPELSPVTVVALEPGTVEVLDADVPADWVRAGHETELHVTARNPGDLPATRTLVLEADGNPVEEWDVSLDAGETTTVEFTFTPTRGGTLTLEGTDAGTLAVGDGDDEVAADRDATSTDIPGFGPIVAVFALLIAALAVHVRRSH, translated from the coding sequence ATGGCTTCTCGGGAGAGCTACATCCCCATGTACGGCAGCAAGGTGTTCCTCTTCTGGATCTGTGCGATGGTACTCGCATCGAGCCTCGCAGCCGGGGGCGTCGCCTTCGTTGCCGGAGCCGACGCCGCAGTGAACGACGCCGAATTCGAGGTGACGGATACGACGCTCTCGGAATCGACGATCACCGAGGGCGAATCGGTAACCGTGAGTGCGACGGTCGAGAACGACGGGGATCGGGCAGGGACGTTTACAGCCGAACTCCAGATTGACGGGGATGTAGTGGAGAGAGAGGACGTCACCGTCGGGCCAGGCGAGAGTAACGCGGTCACGTTCGGCTGGACTGCCAACGAGGCAGACGACTACGAGATCGCCGTCAGCGGCGAGTCAGCCGGGACACTCGTCGTGCTCGAACCGGCCGACATCGAAGTGGACGACGTGGAGTTGTCGGAAGACGAGATACTCGAGGGGGAAACCGTCGAGGTAACGGCCGAACTCAAGAACGACGGCGAGGCGGAAGGAAGCTTCACAGCCGAGCTCCAGATAGATGGGGAGACTGTCGACGAGAAAGAGGTCACAGTCGCACCCGACACAACTGAAGCTGTTACGTTCACTCGACAGTTCGACGAACCGGGAGCATACGAGATTGCCGTCAGCGGGGAATCCGGGGACACGCTCGAAGTCAAGGCCGCGACTGCAGAGTTCGAGGTGGACGACGTGGAGTTGTCTGCTGATGAAATATTTGAAGGGGAGACCGTTGAGGTAACCGCCGAGATAGCGAACGACGGCGAGGCGGAAGGCAGCTTCACTGCCGAACTCCAGATCGACGGCGAGATGGAAGATACTGCGGACGTCACCGTCGACGGTGGTGGTGTCGAAACGGTTTCCTTTAGTCAGCAATTCGATGAGGCAGGAGAATACGAGATCGCCGTCAGCGGGCAGTCTGCAGGCCAACTCACGGTGAAGCCGGAACCCGAACCCGATCTTTCCGTGACTCGTGCGACGCTCTCGGAATCGACGATCACCGAGGGCGAATCGGTAACCGTGAGTGCGACGGTCGAAAACGACGGCGACGCTCCCGGCTCTCTCGAACTGGAACTATTCGTCAACGAGACCGTCGAGGACGACGCGAACGTGTCAGTCAACCCCGGCGAAGAAGAGATTGTCACGTTCGACTTCCTCCCGGAGGAGGCCGGAGAGTACGCCATCACAGTGAACGACGAACACGCAGGCACCCTTTCCGTCAAGACGCCGGCGGATCTGGAGCTGACGGACGCGAACGTGGACACTGACGCGATTCTGGTGGGTAGCTCGACCGAGGTGACAGCCGAGATCGCAAACCACGGCGACCGGGACGGTGACATGGTCGTCGACCTCGAGGTCGACGGAAACATCAGTAAATCCCGAACAGTCACAGTCACCGGGGGCGCCTCGAAGACCGTTTCGTTTCTCGAACAGTTTGACGACCCCGGCGAGTATGACGTCTCGGTAAACAGCGTCAACGCCGGAACTGTCACGGTGGAAACGTCGGCGAACCTGACCGTCACGAACGCGAGTCTCGAACCCCATGCCGTCGTCGAAGGCGAGTCGGTCACCGTGAGTGCGACGGTCGAGAACGACGGGGATCGGGAGGGTGATCTCCGCACGGAACTGGTGGTCGACGGGGAGGTCGAGAACAGCACGACCGTCTCCCTCGGAGGACACGAAACAGAAACGATCACCTTCACGTACACGCCCGGGGACGCAGACGAGGACGGACACGAGATCGCGGTGAACGACGCCTCGGCTGGATTCCTCGACGTGCTCGAACCCGCCGATATTTCGGTCGTCAACGCGTCACTCGACTCCGAGTCGATCGAGGAAGGCGAATCGGTCCAGGTCACTGCCGACATCGAGAACGTCGGAGAGGTAGCGGGGACGACGACAGTGCGGCTCCAGGTGGACGACGAGACTGTCGAGAGTTCGAACGTCACTGTCGACTCTAACGCGACCGAAACGGAGACGTTCACCCGAACGTTCGACGAACCGGGTGAATACAATCTCTCGGTCGAAAGCATTGACGTCGGTGTGGTGACCGTCGAGGAGTCGAGTTCTGGATCGCCGTCGGGCCCGGTATCTACCACCCCGATAACCACTCCGGATCCGCCGTCCGACGATCCCCAGGGGGACGAACCGGGTCCCTCCGACGATCCCCAGGGGGACGAACCGGAGTCCTCCGAACCGACGGACGAAGGTGACGAGGAGCCGATCGATGTCGAGCCGACGATCAATCGGACCGAGACGAGCGACGCAGTCACGGTCCGGATCGAAAACGCGACCGACGACAGCGTCGTTGTCCCGGTCGACCTGGCCGGACCGGAGACGGTGCAGCCGTCGCTGTCGCTGTCCTCCCTCGAAATCGATCCTGCCGGCGATCGGGAAGCGTTCGCGGTGACTGTGTCACAGCCAGTGGTCGATCCTGGTGACCGGCCTGCAGTCCCCCGCGGCGATGTTCTCGCGTACGTCGATCTCGACACGGATCTCGACGCGAACGCAACCACCGACGCGACGCTGCGGTTCGAACTGGATCGGACTGCGATCCCGGACGGACTCACCCCCGAGAACGTCGCGGTACTGCGCTACGCCGACGGGGAGTGGACAGCCGATGGGGTCGCACACGACGTCGTGGAGTCCGGGAACACCGAGGATGTCCACCGCGTGAGACTCCCCGAACTGTCTCCCGTCACCGTTGTCGCGCTCGAACCCGGGACCGTCGAGGTCCTCGACGCGGACGTTCCGGCCGACTGGGTTCGGGCCGGTCACGAAACCGAACTGCATGTGACAGCCCGGAACCCGGGTGATCTACCGGCCACGCGTACCCTCGTTCTCGAAGCGGACGGCAACCCCGTCGAAGAATGGGACGTGTCGCTCGACGCCGGTGAGACCACGACCGTCGAATTCACGTTTACACCGACTCGCGGCGGAACGCTCACGCTGGAGGGAACCGACGCCGGCACGCTCGCTGTCGGAGACGGGGACGATGAGGTCGCTGCCGACCGAGACGCAACCTCCACCGATATCCCCGGATTCGGTCCAATCGTGGCTGTCTTTGCACTCCTGATCGCGGCGCTCGCCGTCCACGTTCGGCGGTCGCACTGA
- the mce gene encoding methylmalonyl-CoA epimerase: MAFDHAGIATREADELEALFNELLEAPVAHRERFNGMDVIFLDLGNGYLELLEPQEGGTISRYLERHGPGVHHLAFATDDVADALETARGMGIELVDDEPRPGAWGHEVAFLHPGSTGGVLVEFVEHG, encoded by the coding sequence ATGGCGTTCGATCACGCCGGCATTGCGACCCGCGAGGCCGACGAACTCGAGGCCCTTTTCAATGAGCTGCTGGAGGCGCCCGTCGCCCACCGGGAGCGGTTCAACGGCATGGACGTGATCTTCCTCGATCTGGGGAACGGCTACCTCGAACTGCTCGAACCCCAGGAGGGCGGAACCATCAGCCGGTACCTCGAACGGCACGGGCCGGGGGTCCACCACCTCGCGTTCGCGACCGACGACGTCGCCGACGCCCTCGAGACCGCACGCGGGATGGGGATCGAACTCGTCGACGACGAGCCCCGCCCGGGCGCGTGGGGTCACGAGGTCGCCTTCCTGCATCCCGGCTCGACAGGTGGTGTCCTCGTGGAGTTCGTGGAACACGGGTGA
- a CDS encoding metallophosphoesterase, which yields MLTILSDTHRTDGHGLRDRTLAAVREAELVIHAGDFNRGPVLDAFEREATDLRGVYGNTDDAAIRERLPAERTVEYAGIRFAVTHTRRGGETALALFGRERDADVVVFGHTHRPTFDAGGPVYLLNPGSHAQPRGNRAAHAELEVTCNGLSGRLVTPDGEVLERFLVEPTR from the coding sequence ATGTTGACGATCCTCTCCGACACCCACAGGACGGACGGGCACGGGCTCCGTGACCGGACGCTTGCGGCGGTCCGGGAGGCGGAACTCGTGATCCACGCCGGGGACTTCAACCGGGGGCCGGTGCTGGACGCGTTCGAGCGCGAGGCGACCGACCTCCGGGGGGTGTACGGCAACACCGACGACGCCGCGATCAGGGAACGCCTGCCGGCCGAACGGACAGTCGAGTACGCCGGGATCCGGTTTGCAGTCACCCACACCCGTCGGGGAGGCGAGACTGCACTCGCGCTGTTCGGGCGGGAACGCGACGCCGACGTCGTCGTCTTCGGGCACACTCACCGGCCGACGTTCGACGCCGGCGGGCCGGTGTATCTGTTAAATCCCGGGAGCCACGCCCAGCCGCGGGGGAACCGGGCGGCCCACGCCGAACTCGAGGTGACCTGTAACGGGCTTTCGGGCCGGCTGGTGACGCCGGACGGCGAGGTTCTCGAGCGGTTCCTCGTCGAGCCGACGCGATAA
- a CDS encoding replication factor C small subunit has protein sequence MSGEKNPMYGTTWSDERRKIIVEKLSDGRFAGENNPNYGGEFHGVHVLDMDEETVERFRETISEMRSGTPWEEWVVDADPDKVKENIGEASAEWWENLDDDEREAVIQKSVENCDYPVCDISGDNNPMRDPEIAQKVSEALKGHEPTGGNIRHSEELGHLVRSDWEYEVGKALQDAGIEYEYEPAFELSESVYHPDFLIDDTVIEVKGVAALWGQTEKVEEFLETYGDEYTFVVVGDGDLPHHEHYEREEFEPTLVTDGGLRGVQTVGVSRIEYSHRGKAYNISMERTPNFMLANGVLTHNTSDAQSALRRTMEQFSDNTRFILSCNYSSKIIDPIQSRCAVFRFSPLSDEAIAAQVREIADAEEIEITADGVDALVYAADGDMRRAINSLQAAATTGDVVDEQAVYAITATARPEVIESMVTDALAGDFTKARATLDTLLTETGMAGGDVIDQLHRSVWEFDLSDRETVRLMERIGETDYRIAEGANEKVQLESLLASLALHADDER, from the coding sequence ATGAGTGGAGAGAAGAATCCCATGTATGGGACAACCTGGTCGGACGAACGTCGAAAAATAATCGTCGAGAAGTTATCAGACGGTCGGTTTGCAGGCGAAAACAATCCGAACTACGGAGGAGAATTCCACGGTGTCCACGTCCTCGATATGGACGAGGAGACGGTCGAACGATTCCGCGAAACGATCAGCGAAATGCGATCCGGAACCCCGTGGGAGGAATGGGTCGTTGACGCCGATCCCGATAAAGTAAAAGAAAATATCGGGGAGGCCTCGGCCGAATGGTGGGAAAATCTCGATGACGACGAAAGGGAGGCAGTCATTCAAAAGAGCGTCGAAAATTGTGACTATCCCGTCTGTGACATCAGCGGTGACAACAATCCAATGCGCGATCCCGAGATTGCACAGAAGGTTTCGGAAGCGCTGAAGGGCCACGAGCCGACAGGAGGCAACATCAGACACAGTGAGGAACTCGGTCACTTGGTCCGGTCCGACTGGGAGTACGAAGTGGGGAAAGCGTTACAGGACGCTGGTATCGAATACGAGTACGAACCGGCGTTCGAACTGTCCGAGTCGGTCTATCATCCGGACTTCTTGATCGACGATACGGTAATCGAGGTCAAAGGAGTTGCCGCACTATGGGGGCAGACGGAGAAAGTAGAAGAGTTCCTAGAAACATACGGTGACGAATACACGTTCGTCGTTGTGGGCGATGGCGATCTTCCCCACCACGAACACTACGAGCGAGAAGAATTCGAGCCAACGCTCGTCACCGATGGTGGTCTACGGGGAGTTCAAACAGTAGGTGTCAGTCGGATCGAATACAGCCACCGTGGAAAAGCCTACAACATCAGTATGGAGAGGACACCGAACTTCATGCTGGCTAACGGAGTGTTGACCCACAATACCTCGGACGCCCAGTCAGCGCTCCGCCGGACGATGGAGCAGTTCTCGGACAACACCCGATTCATTCTCTCGTGTAACTACTCCTCGAAGATCATCGACCCGATCCAGTCGCGGTGTGCGGTGTTCCGCTTTTCGCCCCTCTCGGACGAGGCGATCGCGGCGCAGGTGAGAGAGATTGCCGACGCCGAAGAGATCGAGATCACAGCCGACGGGGTCGACGCCCTGGTGTACGCCGCAGACGGCGACATGCGACGGGCCATAAACTCCCTGCAGGCGGCCGCCACCACCGGCGACGTCGTCGACGAGCAGGCGGTGTACGCGATCACCGCTACCGCCCGACCCGAAGTGATCGAGTCGATGGTGACCGACGCGCTGGCCGGCGACTTCACGAAAGCCCGGGCGACCCTGGACACGCTGCTCACCGAGACCGGGATGGCCGGCGGCGACGTGATCGATCAGCTCCACCGGTCGGTCTGGGAGTTCGACCTCTCTGATCGCGAGACCGTTCGGCTGATGGAACGCATCGGCGAGACGGACTATCGCATCGCCGAAGGGGCGAACGAGAAGGTCCAGCTGGAGTCGCTGCTGGCGTCGCTGGCACTGCACGCAGACGATGAGCGGTAA
- a CDS encoding aldo/keto reductase yields the protein MEYTTLGDTGMTVSKICLGCMSFGSGHDWMLDREESRELIERAIELGVTFFDTANVYSTGESEEILGDVLADYDRDRMVVATKVYGEMDESNSNSGGLSRKTIEQELDASLDRLGMDTVDLYQIHRWDDDTPIEETLRALDDAVRRGQTRYVGASSMWAHQFADALYTSDRLGLERFATMQNLYNLVYREEEREMLPLCEKEGVGVIPWSPIAAGYLARPYEEDDATTRGEHESSLDRPYREGGGEEINRRVAELADEKGVKMAQIALAWQFHTGVVDAPIVGTSSIEHLEDAIEALDIDLRDSDVEYLEEPYEPVPISGHE from the coding sequence ATGGAGTACACTACCTTGGGCGACACCGGGATGACCGTCTCGAAGATCTGTCTCGGCTGCATGAGCTTCGGCAGCGGACACGACTGGATGCTCGACCGGGAGGAGAGCCGGGAGCTAATCGAGCGGGCGATCGAACTCGGGGTGACGTTCTTCGACACCGCGAACGTCTACTCGACCGGCGAGAGCGAGGAGATCCTCGGAGACGTTCTCGCCGACTACGACCGCGACCGGATGGTCGTCGCGACCAAGGTGTACGGCGAGATGGACGAGTCGAACTCCAACTCCGGCGGTCTCTCCCGGAAGACGATCGAGCAGGAACTCGACGCGTCGCTGGACCGGCTCGGTATGGACACGGTCGATCTCTACCAGATCCACCGGTGGGACGACGACACGCCGATCGAGGAGACGCTCCGGGCGCTCGACGACGCTGTACGGCGGGGACAGACCAGGTACGTCGGCGCCTCCTCGATGTGGGCCCACCAGTTCGCCGACGCGCTGTACACGAGCGACCGGCTGGGCCTCGAGCGGTTCGCCACCATGCAGAACCTCTACAACCTGGTCTACCGGGAGGAGGAACGCGAGATGCTGCCGCTGTGTGAAAAAGAGGGCGTCGGCGTGATCCCGTGGAGCCCCATCGCGGCGGGCTACCTGGCGCGCCCCTACGAGGAGGACGACGCGACCACCCGGGGCGAACACGAGTCGTCGCTGGATCGACCGTATCGGGAGGGTGGCGGCGAGGAGATCAACCGCCGCGTCGCGGAACTGGCCGACGAGAAGGGCGTCAAGATGGCCCAGATCGCGCTGGCCTGGCAGTTCCACACGGGCGTGGTCGACGCGCCGATCGTGGGCACCTCGAGTATCGAACACCTGGAGGACGCCATCGAGGCGCTCGATATCGACCTCCGCGACAGTGACGTCGAATACCTGGAGGAGCCGTACGAGCCCGTGCCGATCAGCGGTCACGAGTGA